The genome window tttaagattatgttgtggagctactaaatcaaccccagttgcagcattacaagtagagatgaatgaaaaacctttagatatgaggagagatcaactgtcagtagtttattgggcaaacttaaaagggcccaagcaaggacatccaacccatcaagtactattaaactgccaagaaaaagagaagaaaaaaatgaatagttttgggtggataataggagacagatgtaataaagttcaaattgataatattaaagttagccctacagtaccaatccccgcaataccaccgtggatgtatgacaacccaaatgtaaacatgcaattactaaagaatagaaatttaaatagttaccagatagaacaatggattgaggaaacgtttttagacaacatcatggtgtacacagatgcataaaaaactataaataataaggtaggagcagcagctgttattccacaaggaaacatagtattaaataaaataattagtgataaattatctgtttttacgggagaattggtagcaatttatatggtaattaattggatagaagaaaataaagcaagaaaagcagtcgtgtgctcggactccagcagtgcattgactagcataaaaaacatagcatcagaaacaagacaagatttagtttatgaaatagttcaggcagtctacagaataaataaagcgggaggtgtggtaacatttctttgggttcctgctcatgtaggagttgaggggaacgaattagctgataagtacgcaaaacaagcaaccactaaaacagaaggaaacatggagattaagcacagtaaagaagaagtgaagaacatcattaagatagaacacaataaaaagtggcaggataattggaataaggaaacaaaaggtagagagtattacaaagtccagaggagagtaggtgtaatgagaggaggcaatagaaataggaaggaagaagacattattactagaatgagattaggacatacatatctaaatagttcattgaaattgatgggtaaacatgctacaggactgtgtgattcttgccaacagatagaacatgtaagacatgttttaatacattgtagaaaatataatagagaaagggaaatactgggaaataagttagcgaaagagaatattaggttagcagtggaagatatattaggattgcactcagaacacacaggttataaagcaatacacacattttttaaaaacactgggttaaataaaagaatttagagtaggaatccacctcgatccacactccattacagtaggtggcggtaatgctcaccacaaggttgcttgccaaccgccataaaatcacaagaagaagaagaagaagaagatgtgggCACTGCAAATGTTCAAACAATGACACGGAACTCGACCGGAAGTTGTACAGTGGCGGAAGTGGAATGTGGCGGGAAACGAGTACTGTTGCAAACGTAAGACCAATAACGTTTTAAACTGTACTTTTCATATTAGCTTTAAGTTGTGTAAACAAATACTATTTCGTTACAAAGTGGTGAGGTAATAGCGCTAACTATTAGGTCGCTCTGCGGTGGGCGCTTATTTGTTTATTGTATTTACGTTTGTAAACAAACCGTAAAAGGTAGCTTGGTATCCATTGTGTCTTTGTGCCAGCTAGAGCTTTgtattgatattgatattgttgAATTTCGAAACTAAAATGTGTAGGCATTAAGCATTTTTACAGCGGGTAATATTTGGGGTGCAACGGTAGGCCTTAATCACGGTTCGGTATTTGCCTATTTTTAAAAGGTCACAGTTCAATTCATTATTGAGACAGTAAGGGATGGCAATTTAAAACGAAACTGCTTATATTGTAACAGTTGTAATAACAAAAAGCTTTTAAAAACTTTTCCAATAAATACTAATCACACACAAAAAACGCATAAACAGACAAATGGAAATATGCTGGGACCACTTTGATACATTACTATTGCTAAACAATGTTTTTCCAATAGTGTGTCTGATAGAGATTTAGATAGCTAACGTCATCTATCTTTTAATGTATAATCTAATTTAACAACTACGTAGCAATTTcttagttgcttctcttggactgcttttgtgtacagtttgattgattgattgagacttgtattagtagattgcacagtacagtacatattccgtacaattgaccactaaatggtaacacccgaataacttgttcaacttgtttaagtcggggtccacgttaagtaTGCCAATTGAAAGACTTTAAATGCTTCAAAAGATGTACGCAAGACATACGCGAACCAATTCTCGTTCACACTGTACTGTGGGGTAATTTCCAGGCTTAGGAAGAGAGTGGCTGCAGCATTCAAGCGAACCGCCATTTTTAGCCTTAGACAATGCTTAAAATAGCTCAGatatatgtagaatatgctttaaaaatgtatatagttGCACCCTAttgtaaaaatatcactttaatttTAAAGTAGTCCTCTCCAACTCAATTTAAATGGGGGTAGTTGGAGGTCTGGGTATGGTTGGGCCTCACAAAGTATTAATTTCAGAATCAAGTTTTTACCACGTCATTACATTTATTTGACCACCAGCTATAGTGACCCCAAGCTATGGTAGGTCTTCGGTCGGTATAACTGTAAAATGAATTGCGGAAcaattatattttgacattgttaAGTAACCTAAAATAAAAGATGGTCAGAGATACTTCATGTTTATTGTAAGTAGCTTGTTGTGTTGCCCCATGTGTGTTGGTTATTCTGTAATGTTTGTGTTTTCACCGATATTTGTAGTTATTGTCAAGTGGGATTCAAGATTGCCAGCATATAAAGATAATATAGCTGCACAGAGTGTGTGGGCCGCAATAACTGTGAGCAGGTTGCACCTTTTACTAATGCTGAATTttggaatttttatttatttttaacaccaaCAGCTAATAAGAAGTTGCAGGCAGAAATGGCCACCATTTAGCCCTTGTGACATCCTTGGTTTACATATTTTCTTTCTAGTAAGGACGCACACAGGGGCAACATATTAAACAGTTTGAATTAAAGTTGCGCAATATTGATGACAGATGTGTTAAGTGATATAAAGTTGTCCAGCCATAAAGTTTTAATATTATCGTTATAATGTGATAATGCacattgatgacacattctagctgtgcccCGCCaatttgacagcaacaagtgAACAAAAGCGTCCTCAACACAATGTATCGTCTTTGCTAGCAAACAATGTCActtcacagtgcaaagccacttccaagtctgcctccatggcggcaaataaagtatgtttattgaaagtagtattatcactggaggacaacgaatagctaaacatgttacactacacatcgtaggaggAAATGCTTACTACTAATTGATcatctagagctcttgaatgtaaacgaaAGTGGGCGGATTGTTACAAATATTGACTATACTAAGTATAGCAGCAGTATATAGTTGATACTATAGAGgttagatacatttttttttataatcaaaCCATCTTTtgtagtttttgttattgtttacaaactcaggacatAAGGACTtgaagggcaaaaaccaaatgatttaaatcagagccaatagtagaaATTAATTCagatttttaattaatattatcacACCACCATTCTgtgtttgtctgattataattgtaatcaataattaaataattcaaTGATCTTAAAAAGTATCAGCATTGGGATGCCAAATACTGCCTCTGTAACTACATGTACTTGGTTTGATTAATACACAAAtctgtggtatcacccaaaactaatgtaaagtagctAAACAACACAATAATAGATGCTTGGTACTTTGtaacagaagtgttgatagaacctgttacaaaaaaaagtaacgagctattaacagtaaattagcaagttggTTAGTGATGGTctttacaaaataatacaactggaaattatGCAATATGTTACCGTATAcgccagcagctaaattaggggcctctgtaacccattttgaaatgcTTCTTTTAGGCCTGGGCGGTATGGCCTAAAAATGTAATCTTTAATTTTTTTCccttactttttaaagaaaccagtGAATATAAATGACAAAGCTAATTTAAAACACGTTTTgcttttatttaaacaaaaagtaGTAGTTTGAAATTACACTacatacactgcatcttacttttagcaaaattctaatttgtgtattgttattatttgggtgttgttcggcgggccaaattaaaagctttggcgggctggATGAATAGGCTGGCTGTACATGGTAACTGGTGTAAATTATTTCGCTACAGTAAGCTGCTTCTTAATTCGAGCTGTTGTTGTGGTCTTGTTTGCTTCATAAAGAGTTGCATTTCCCCCGGTCGGCTCGATGCTGTTTCAGATgttggaataagtttgttgtgctgctgccttttttaaagaaactttgcagcgtgcagtccCTAGTTTGCGCCTGTTGCCGCAAATATAAAGCACTGGCAACACATgtgttttctttggaacaaacgtctcgcATCAACCATGTTTTGCTAGGTTTGTGGATCTCTGCTCAGGACGTAAGGTGAAGGGCTAGGGCTACGGAAGCACATGGGGGCAAAAAACATGCCAGAGCAAGAGTagaaaaacattgatttttttattttttaaatcgtctgcaacaaaaaactcgaatgtatcaatatatatcaccCAGGCCTAGCTTGTGTTATCATTTATAAACACAATtacatattgtgatatatatattaTCGCAGAAGGCTGCAATGTGTATCGCAATATGGATTATGAATATAGATAGTGTGAATTACAGATAGACCGATGTATTTTTTTCTGGGGTCGATACGATCccaattattagtagtcaaggaggccgataatgATATTTGGAGCCGAAAGTCATTTGCAGAAAAAGTTATTTCAACATGAACAATGTATGTCAGTAAACAGCTCGACAAggcttcaagtattttttattttttttacattatttttacggAAACATCAAACCAGTAGCAAGATAAGATAATGTTTAATGTGGTGCTAATGTGGTTAATTTAATACCAAACAACACCAGGGGATTTGTGTGTCTAATTTTGCGGGTCAGAGGAGCAACAAGGTttccatttcaaaatatgggaaatcttgtaggaaaattggtaaaaatatggtatttctctacatcacaataactcaccATGTAgtcagtttaaaaaataacataaaatcagTTTATGAATTTAAATCATAAGGTTCTGAAATCCCTGTAATATtgcgaacatttaaataaaaacaattctgggctccttcacgtagTTACCGTAGATGCCATTTTTCAAGCTGGTTGACATAATTTCTTCCTCGatattacagaaagtatgagagtGCTGTCTCCTCTTCTTTACTTATGTCTCCTATTTGTCAATATTTTTACACACAATTGATTTTTGGCAGGAAATGTTTTCTGTCATTTTAATGTCCAATCCTGACTGTCGTGTTGTTATTTGATTGAATAACTTAACATGAAACTCGCTGcactcctttaatgagcccacactttttgcagtgtacggaGGCTTGTTCGTTGCAGTAGCGAGAAAAAAAACGGAACTGGTAAGATGCAGGGAAAGAAGggcaaaaactggatttcctggCAAAAAATTGAAGTTTTGAAGGCCAAGTTGAATAGATATAGGCCTACCATGTATAAGCAACCAACACTGCAGGAGGAAGAGAAAGTGAGGTTGGGGAGGTGGCCTTGGCTGCGTAAGCACTGCAGTgggaaaaaaaagcaatttttctCATGCAGGACAACAGGGCTAGTGCTTGAGCATTGTTAATAACTATCTACTTTTATCtactatattacttttttttttatgtactttttttttgtaatactcAGTACTGGTATCACATATGTATATGTTGTATCTGCTGTTTTATTTGTGCTATgcatcaaaatgccaaatattagTGGCGTTAATCGGTTGATCTCTATTGTGAATTACTTATTTTTATAAATTAAACATTTGTATTTGCCTTAAGTGCAGCATTTATAGTTCCAGTTTGTAGCGCTGTTTCTACTGAACAATGCTGGCACACTTATTTCGTCTCATCCACTTGTCGTTTTTTCCTCTTACGTACTGTATTTCACTCGAAAAGCAAAGTGGAAAAAACCCTGGAAGATGGTTTTCAAGCTGTGCtgtatttatttaacaagtaGACACCATGCGCGAAAAAATTTCCTGGCCCTCACTTTTAATGTGTATCGACTATTGTGTAGAAAATTGATACATTTTTATGTTGAACCAAAAAAATCTGGCttcaaatacatgtaccgttacacccttagtgtaCATATTATTGGCACTACATTTACTTCATTGTGCTACTGTCTAAAATAGCCTATTTTGAGATTGTGTTTGTAAAGTCataaaactttttccacaggtaaTTAAGGGTTTTGCTGAGTAGATGCATTTGTAATGACATTTCCCCCCACTTTTTCACCAGGCTGGAACAGCCCAGGCATGAGTGACGCACACCTGGACGAATGGCAGAAGAGGTCCTTTGACATTTCGTCTGGCAACTGTACACCTGAACAGACGGCCGATGCCTACCGGGCCCACATCCTCTCCATTCAGTATGCATGGGCAAGTTCCCACCTTTCAGAGGCCGCCATGGGAAGCCTGCTCAGGACCTATTCAGAGCGCTACGCCGCAGTGCTGGACTCGGATGACCCCCGCACGGGGCTCAACAACTATGCAGAGACCGCGCTGCATCTGGCCCGTAATCAGAAGAACCACAGCGACAAATGGGAGTCGTCCTTCACCATGGAGAGCGTGCTGGAGTTGCCCTGCGTGCAGAAGATGATTCAAGCAGGGGCAGGGGGGGCAAGCTCCCTCGTGGCCGCAGCAGATGTCAGCTTATCTGTCGGACAAGAGAGTAGCAGCAGCAGCTCCTTGTCTGCTTTAACATCTGTAGGCGCCTCCCTCAGACTTATTGGGCCACCTCAGTCTGAAGTCGAGGTTAATAACACAGCCAGTGGTTCTGTGGATAGGTCAAAATTTGCTGATGGGACATTAGAAAATATCTACTCATCTTCCCGTCCAAACGCCACAGCACAACCTGTGTTTACTCATCCCAGCTCAGGCCCTCAGAGCAACACCAGTTATCAGTCCTGCTTCTTCCCTAACCCCAATACCTCTAAGCGGAAGAATTTTTACAACACAGATGCAGGACCACAAGCAGGGGGTGACCCAAAACCTGGAAGCAACTTCAAATCGGCCCGTGAGAAGCTAATTGTGGATCAACAGAAGAAACATTCTCATCAGCCCCAAAGAGGAGCGGCGGCCGCCATGTCAGTGACGATGAAAAGGTCACTGGGAGCAAACAGGGCTCGGGGGGCTTTTTCTAAATTTGTGTCCCCTATGCCGCGGCAGGAAGAGGAGGAAAGCGAGGCGAGGTCCAACTTGAATCAGGAACCTCAGATTTTGGATGAACGTCTGAAAAACTTTGAGCCAAAGATAGTGGAGTTGATCATGAGTGAGATTTTGGACCATGGACCTCCTGTGGTCTGGGAGGACATAGCAGGCTTGGAGTTTGCCAAGACTACCATAAAGGAGATAGTTGTTTGGCCTATGCTGCGACCTGACATCTTTACAGGCCTCAGGGGTCCACCGAAGGGTATCTTGTTGTTTGGGCCCCCGGGGACTGGAAAGACATTGATAGGCAAATGCATCGCCTGCCAGTCAGGGGCTACCTTCTTCAGCATCAGCGCGTCGTCGCTTACTTCCAAGTGGGTGggtgagggggaaaaaatggtgCGAGCGCTTTTTGCCATCGCCCGCTGCCACCAGCCCGCTGTGATTTTCATCGACGAAATTGACTCGCTCTTGTCCCAGCGTACAGATGGGGAGCACGACTCATCTCGCAGGATCAAGACCGAGTTTCTGGTTCAGCTAGATGGGGCCGCCACAACCAATGAGGACCGCATCCTGGTGGTGGGAGCCACCAACCGACCTCAAGAGATAGACGAGGCTGCCCGTCGACGCCTGGCTAAGAGGTTGTACATTCCCCTTCCCGAGGGTGCCGCCCGGCAGCAAATAGTCACCAATCTCATGGCTCGGGAGAAGAACCAGCTGAGAGCGGAGGAGCTGGAAAGCATTGTGTCGGCCACTGAAGGTTTCTCCGGTGCAGACATGACTCAGCTGTGTCGTGAGGCGGCGCTGGGGCCTATTCGCAGCATTCAGTTTGATGACATCGCCACCATCTCGGCAGATCAGGTCAGGCCGATCCTCTACGCTGACTTCCGAGACGCTCTGATGACCGTGCGGCCGAGCGTGTCGTCAAAAGACTTGGAGCTGTATGAAGACTGGAATAAGATGTTTGGATGTGGTCGATGACGGCCTTATGAAGAAAGACACACCTTTTTTGTGCTGTACATTTAGTTTCTGTTGCATGTAAAACTGATAATGTGTTTAGTTTGAGTGttctttcacaaaataaaaggTTTCCAGCTGAGACATAACTGACTGGTTTCTAGGGAtgccccgatccgatatttggatcggatcggccgccgatatttgccaaaaaatgcttatcggcaaggcatgggaaaatgccgatccagatccagtttaaaaaaaaaactccggTCCATGTTTTCCAAAGcgccgatttaaataatacattccacttttctgctgctccctaatttccgttccgcattttccagcacaccttcaacacatccacaggtctgtggattctcacgcagttgctttttgctgctggcattacacgacaggcccttctcttttctgtgtctccctctcacagacagcaagcgcaccttcttacacacgtcacatactgtcacgtcatacgtcagatacgtatacgccctccccgagcagagaggtagcaacatggctaacgttagctgtgatgctatcgcagccgtgcgagcaacgttccctccaaggtgcgcgcctgtgcaattgcgcactgctcaagcgtcctctgcgcatagcaattatatgccacgcacaaaatcaaataaaaaaataagcgcataacaattttcgacacacggacacgacagagaaaacagttttcgtcatcattgttcaaatattgtagcgtctgtcgagacgcttatctccattcgatgccacacgcccacaccatcaaaatgcagaggcaaaaatttccacatcaacaccgtatgaaaaaattagtgatttttttagttgtgatttccttctctgcatgaaagtttaaaagtatcatatattaatgcaggacgaagaagaatgttttaatgtagacatgcaagccttgaaagaaaattttgaaaatcaagactacatctcgcccggaaaagggtggagtgccatttccgggttgctgaggagactctgccccaagtggaggagttcaagtacctcggagtcttgttcatgagcgagggaagagtggatcgagagatcgacaggcggatcggtgcggtgtcttcagtaatgcggacgctgtatcggtccgttgtggtgaagaaggagctgagccggaaggcaaagctctcaatttaccggtcgatctacgttcccatcctcacctatggtcatgagctttgggttatgaccgaaaggacaagatcacgggaacaagcggccgaaatgagtttcctccgccgggtggcggggctctcccttagagataggttgagaagctctgccatccggggggagctcaaagtaaagccgctgctcctccacatcgagaggagccagatgaggtggttcgggcatctggtcaggatgccacccgaacgcctccctagggaggtgtttagggcacgtctgaccggtaggaggccacggggaagacccaggacacgttgggaagactatgtctcccgactggcctgggaacacctcgggatcccccgggaagagctggacgaagtggctggggagagggaggtctgggcttccctgcttaggctgctgcccccgcgacccgacctcagataagcggaagaagatggatggatggaagactacactgtaaaaaattactgtaaaaatacaaaaaaaaattacagttatatactgttcttcttaaatacagttaagtactgtacattttgttgcattttacaaaaaatatcgaccaacaGTAAGCTACTGCACAACCTACAGTATaatacagtatttttcagacttgtttcttgggtccgcccacaattcgatcTGCTGCTCTCACGCATAACACGTACCCAGgtggaagaaaaagtagttcccactAAACCGTGTCACTTatacaatatttaaataatacttcccattgtccatccatccattttctaccgcttattcccttcggggtcgcggggggcgctggagcctatctcagctacaatcgggcggaaagcggggtacaccctggacaagtcgccacctcatcgcagggccaacacagatagacagacaacattcacactcacattcacacactagggccaatttagtgttgccactcaacctatccccaggtgcatgtctttggaggtgggaggaagccggagtacccggagggaacccacacagtcacggggagaacatgcaaactccacacagaaagatccagaggccgggattgaactcacgactactcaggaccttgtgTTGCTATTAATGATATTTTACCTCAAAACATGTACTATCAAAGTATCGACATTTTGATTTGAAAATCAattttagagcataaagatctggcactccTTTTATCAATATTCACGTATCATT of Entelurus aequoreus isolate RoL-2023_Sb linkage group LG09, RoL_Eaeq_v1.1, whole genome shotgun sequence contains these proteins:
- the fignl1 gene encoding fidgetin-like protein 1 isoform X2, producing the protein MSDAHLDEWQKRSFDISSGNCTPEQTADAYRAHILSIQYAWASSHLSEAAMGSLLRTYSERYAAVLDSDDPRTGLNNYAETALHLARNQKNHSDKWESSFTMESVLELPCVQKMIQAGAGGASSLVAAADVSLSVGQESSSSSSLSALTSVGASLRLIGPPQSEVEVNNTASGSVDRSKFADGTLENIYSSSRPNATAQPVFTHPSSGPQSNTSYQSCFFPNPNTSKRKNFYNTDAGPQAGGDPKPGSNFKSAREKLIVDQQKKHSHQPQRGAAAAMSVTMKRSLGANRARGAFSKFVSPMPRQEEEESEARSNLNQEPQILDERLKNFEPKIVELIMSEILDHGPPVVWEDIAGLEFAKTTIKEIVVWPMLRPDIFTGLRGPPKGILLFGPPGTGKTLIGKCIACQSGATFFSISASSLTSKWVGEGEKMVRALFAIARCHQPAVIFIDEIDSLLSQRTDGEHDSSRRIKTEFLVQLDGAATTNEDRILVVGATNRPQEIDEAARRRLAKRLYIPLPEGAARQQIVTNLMAREKNQLRAEELESIVSATEGFSGADMTQLCREAALGPIRSIQFDDIATISADQVRPILYADFRDALMTVRPSVSSKDLELYEDWNKMFGCGR
- the fignl1 gene encoding fidgetin-like protein 1 isoform X1 produces the protein MSETLLLGWNSPGMSDAHLDEWQKRSFDISSGNCTPEQTADAYRAHILSIQYAWASSHLSEAAMGSLLRTYSERYAAVLDSDDPRTGLNNYAETALHLARNQKNHSDKWESSFTMESVLELPCVQKMIQAGAGGASSLVAAADVSLSVGQESSSSSSLSALTSVGASLRLIGPPQSEVEVNNTASGSVDRSKFADGTLENIYSSSRPNATAQPVFTHPSSGPQSNTSYQSCFFPNPNTSKRKNFYNTDAGPQAGGDPKPGSNFKSAREKLIVDQQKKHSHQPQRGAAAAMSVTMKRSLGANRARGAFSKFVSPMPRQEEEESEARSNLNQEPQILDERLKNFEPKIVELIMSEILDHGPPVVWEDIAGLEFAKTTIKEIVVWPMLRPDIFTGLRGPPKGILLFGPPGTGKTLIGKCIACQSGATFFSISASSLTSKWVGEGEKMVRALFAIARCHQPAVIFIDEIDSLLSQRTDGEHDSSRRIKTEFLVQLDGAATTNEDRILVVGATNRPQEIDEAARRRLAKRLYIPLPEGAARQQIVTNLMAREKNQLRAEELESIVSATEGFSGADMTQLCREAALGPIRSIQFDDIATISADQVRPILYADFRDALMTVRPSVSSKDLELYEDWNKMFGCGR